One region of Bradyrhizobium betae genomic DNA includes:
- a CDS encoding amidase translates to MTLPMSWNEWAQHDGVGLAARVRKGELTAKELARQAAAGVAKVNPALSGVVELFEDVIADPAKDGANLGGPFAGLPFLMKDLGPTMKGRLQEMGSLLMRGNRAAADTFLTGKLRQAGLNLIGRTTTPEFGVCSSADNPAVYVTRNPWNTDYTTCGSSAGSAAMVAAGVVPIAHATDGGGSIRIPAGVNGNIGLKVSRGVFSLAPHMSDLTGLVSIQGCQSRSVRDTAAFVDHARGPAPGEFMPFWTTAQPYSEMIKRDPSKLRIALSHTWGDYTATPEIAAELEKTGRFLEGLGHHVDYALPELDFRAAFEAQTMCYISNFAVVISNMLAARGLDKPPEDLIEPMNIRIWEAGRHTTFAERAKMQGVFNTTSRGFGAFFEQWDVILTPITALPTPKVGTREYLTISDNPDVLDWFGNLWRFFAFTPLANLCGMPAISMPMATQDHGLPLGIQAIAKQANDGLLLQLAAQIERALDGKWNDGRKPKVHVS, encoded by the coding sequence ATGACTTTGCCGATGAGCTGGAACGAATGGGCGCAGCACGATGGCGTCGGGCTGGCGGCCCGCGTCCGCAAGGGTGAGCTAACGGCGAAGGAACTGGCTCGCCAGGCGGCCGCGGGCGTGGCCAAGGTCAATCCGGCACTGTCGGGCGTGGTCGAACTGTTCGAGGACGTGATCGCCGATCCGGCCAAGGATGGCGCCAATCTCGGCGGGCCCTTCGCCGGCCTGCCCTTCCTGATGAAGGACCTCGGGCCGACCATGAAGGGCCGGCTGCAGGAGATGGGCTCGCTGCTGATGCGCGGCAATCGCGCCGCCGCCGACACGTTCCTCACCGGTAAACTCCGTCAGGCCGGCCTGAACCTGATCGGACGCACCACGACACCGGAATTCGGCGTGTGCTCTTCGGCCGACAATCCGGCCGTGTACGTCACGCGCAATCCCTGGAATACCGACTACACCACCTGTGGCTCGTCGGCGGGCAGCGCCGCGATGGTCGCGGCCGGCGTGGTGCCGATCGCGCACGCGACCGACGGCGGCGGCTCGATCCGCATTCCCGCCGGCGTCAACGGCAATATCGGCCTGAAAGTGTCGCGCGGCGTGTTCTCGCTCGCCCCGCACATGTCCGATCTCACCGGCCTCGTCTCGATCCAGGGCTGCCAGTCGCGCTCGGTGCGCGACACCGCCGCCTTCGTCGATCACGCCCGCGGACCCGCACCCGGCGAGTTCATGCCGTTCTGGACCACGGCGCAGCCCTATTCCGAGATGATCAAGCGCGATCCGTCGAAGCTGCGCATCGCGCTGTCGCACACCTGGGGCGACTACACCGCGACGCCGGAGATCGCCGCCGAGCTGGAGAAGACCGGCCGCTTCCTCGAAGGCCTCGGCCATCACGTCGACTACGCGCTGCCAGAACTCGACTTCCGCGCCGCGTTCGAGGCGCAGACGATGTGCTACATCTCGAATTTCGCCGTGGTGATCTCCAACATGCTCGCCGCGCGCGGACTGGACAAGCCGCCGGAAGACCTGATCGAGCCCATGAACATCCGGATCTGGGAGGCCGGCCGCCACACGACCTTCGCGGAACGCGCGAAGATGCAAGGCGTGTTCAACACGACCTCGCGCGGCTTCGGTGCGTTCTTCGAGCAGTGGGACGTGATCCTGACGCCGATCACCGCGCTGCCGACGCCGAAGGTCGGCACTAGGGAATACCTCACCATCTCCGACAATCCCGATGTGCTCGACTGGTTCGGCAATCTCTGGCGCTTCTTCGCCTTCACGCCGCTCGCCAATCTCTGCGGCATGCCCGCGATCTCGATGCCGATGGCGACCCAGGATCACGGCCTGCCGCTCGGTATCCAGGCGATCGCCAAGCAGGCCAATGACGGCCTCCTGCTGCAACTCGCCGCCCAGATCGAGCGCGCGCTGGACGGCAAGTGGAACGATGGCAGGAAGCCGAAGGTGCATGTGA